The Prevotella melaninogenica genome window below encodes:
- the glmS gene encoding glutamine--fructose-6-phosphate transaminase (isomerizing): MCGIVGYIGTKREAYPILIKGLQRLEYRGYDSAGVALINKGKELNVYKTKGKVADLEEYCSDKDITGNIGIAHTRWATHGEPSSLNAHPHYSQSKNLAIIHNGIIENYAEIKHNLMEKGMTFQSETDTEVLVQLIDYIQTKKNLSLLEAVQLALHQVIGAYAIAILDKRNPDTIIAARKQSPLVVGIGDGEFFLGSDASPIVEYTDKVVYLDDGNIAVMKLGEELKVVNILNEELSPEVRTVDINLGEIEKGGFPHFMLKEIFAQPECLKNCMRGRVHPEHTQVTLRALIDHRDKLLNAKRIIIVACGTSWHAGLIGKQLIEEYCRIPVQVEYASEFRYGNPVVGDSDVVIAISQSGETADTLAAVELAKSKGAFIYGICNAIGSSIPRATDTGTYIHVGPEIGVASTKAFTGQVTVLTMFALALANAKGTISEEDYKKVIKELAEMPSIIEEVLKSNEQIADLARTFTYARNFLYLGRGYSYPVALEGALKLKEISYIHAEGYPAAEMKHGPIALIDSDMPVVAIATHNGMYEKVRSNIQEIKARQGRVIALVSKGDTTISKIADAVIELPDMMECLEPLVATVPLQLLAYHIAVCKGKDVDQPRNLAKSVTVE, translated from the coding sequence ATGTGTGGAATTGTAGGATACATTGGAACAAAGCGTGAAGCCTATCCCATTTTAATTAAAGGCTTACAGCGCCTTGAATATAGGGGATATGACAGTGCAGGTGTAGCATTGATAAATAAAGGTAAGGAACTGAATGTTTATAAAACAAAAGGAAAGGTTGCTGACCTGGAAGAGTATTGTTCAGATAAGGACATAACAGGTAATATCGGTATTGCTCATACGCGTTGGGCAACACATGGTGAACCTTCTTCATTAAATGCACATCCGCATTATTCACAGTCGAAGAATCTTGCTATTATTCATAATGGCATTATTGAGAACTATGCTGAAATTAAGCATAATCTCATGGAAAAAGGAATGACATTTCAGTCAGAAACTGATACGGAAGTATTGGTACAATTGATTGATTATATACAGACAAAGAAAAACCTCAGTTTACTGGAAGCTGTTCAGTTAGCACTTCATCAAGTCATTGGTGCATATGCTATAGCTATACTTGACAAGCGCAATCCAGACACTATTATTGCGGCACGTAAGCAGAGCCCATTAGTTGTAGGTATTGGTGATGGGGAGTTCTTCCTTGGTTCGGATGCCAGTCCTATTGTAGAGTATACGGATAAGGTAGTATACTTAGATGATGGCAATATCGCCGTTATGAAGTTAGGAGAAGAACTGAAGGTTGTTAATATTCTAAATGAAGAACTGTCACCAGAGGTGCGTACAGTAGATATTAATCTTGGAGAGATAGAGAAAGGAGGCTTCCCTCACTTTATGCTCAAAGAGATTTTTGCACAGCCAGAGTGTTTGAAGAATTGTATGCGTGGACGTGTACATCCAGAACATACTCAGGTAACATTGAGAGCCTTGATAGATCATCGTGATAAGTTGTTGAATGCGAAGCGTATAATTATTGTTGCTTGTGGTACAAGTTGGCATGCAGGACTAATTGGTAAACAGCTGATAGAGGAGTATTGTCGTATTCCTGTTCAGGTCGAATATGCAAGTGAATTCCGTTATGGCAATCCTGTGGTTGGTGATAGTGATGTTGTAATAGCCATCTCACAGAGTGGTGAAACAGCAGATACACTTGCTGCAGTAGAACTTGCAAAATCAAAGGGTGCTTTTATTTATGGTATTTGTAATGCCATTGGTTCAAGTATTCCACGTGCAACAGACACAGGAACTTACATTCATGTAGGACCTGAGATTGGTGTAGCATCAACGAAGGCTTTTACAGGACAGGTTACAGTGTTGACAATGTTTGCGCTTGCACTTGCCAATGCAAAGGGAACTATCAGCGAAGAAGATTACAAGAAAGTGATAAAAGAGTTGGCTGAAATGCCTTCTATTATAGAAGAGGTGTTAAAGTCAAATGAGCAGATAGCAGACTTAGCACGTACGTTTACTTACGCCCGTAACTTCCTCTATCTGGGTCGAGGATATAGTTATCCGGTAGCTCTTGAAGGCGCATTGAAGTTGAAGGAGATATCCTATATACATGCTGAAGGCTATCCAGCAGCAGAGATGAAACATGGACCAATAGCTTTGATAGATTCAGATATGCCTGTCGTAGCTATTGCAACACATAATGGAATGTATGAGAAGGTTCGTAGTAATATCCAAGAGATAAAGGCACGCCAAGGACGCGTGATAGCTTTAGTTTCAAAGGGTGATACAACCATCTCTAAGATAGCAGATGCTGTTATAGAACTCCCAGACATGATGGAATGTCTTGAGCCATTAGTAGCAACGGTTCCATTACAGCTGTTGGCTTATCATATTGCTGTATGTAAAGGCAAAGATGTTGATCAGCCAAGAAATCTGGCTAAGTCTGTAACAGTAGAGTAG
- the carA gene encoding glutamine-hydrolyzing carbamoyl-phosphate synthase small subunit: MRNVTLVLSDGTKFHGKSFGYDAPVAGEVVFNTAMMGYPESLTDPSYAGQLLTMTFPLVGNYGVPPFTIEESGIPTFMESDKIYVSALIVSDYTEEHSHWNAVESLADWLKREHVPGITGIDTRELTKVLREHGVMMGKILFDDEPNNIPEADYEGVNFVDRVSTKEIIHYNEGAGKKVVLVDCGVKANIIRSLITRGVEVIRVPWNYDYTGMEYDGLFLGNGPGDPDMCNDAVEIIRKQMSMSKKPICGICMGNQLLSKAAGAKIYKLKYGHRGHNQPVRMVGTDKCYITSQNHGYAVDASTLDKDWQELFVNMNDGSNEGIRHKENPWFTSQFHPEACSGPVDTYFMFDKFVETLK, encoded by the coding sequence ATGAGGAACGTAACTTTAGTCTTAAGTGACGGAACAAAATTCCATGGAAAGTCGTTTGGATACGATGCCCCAGTAGCTGGTGAGGTGGTCTTCAACACTGCGATGATGGGCTATCCAGAGAGCTTGACTGACCCTTCATATGCGGGTCAGCTACTAACAATGACCTTCCCATTGGTAGGTAACTATGGTGTACCACCTTTTACTATTGAGGAAAGTGGTATCCCAACCTTCATGGAGAGTGATAAAATCTATGTCTCAGCCTTGATAGTGTCTGACTATACAGAAGAGCATTCACATTGGAATGCTGTGGAGAGTTTGGCTGACTGGCTGAAGCGTGAACACGTACCAGGTATTACTGGTATTGATACACGTGAACTTACTAAGGTTCTACGTGAGCACGGTGTGATGATGGGTAAGATTCTCTTTGATGATGAACCTAATAATATCCCAGAGGCTGATTACGAGGGAGTAAACTTTGTTGATCGCGTTTCAACAAAAGAGATTATCCACTACAACGAGGGCGCTGGTAAGAAGGTTGTCCTTGTTGACTGCGGTGTGAAAGCCAATATTATCCGTTCATTGATTACCAGAGGAGTTGAGGTTATTCGTGTGCCTTGGAACTATGATTACACAGGTATGGAATATGATGGTCTCTTCCTTGGTAATGGTCCGGGTGACCCTGATATGTGTAATGATGCAGTTGAGATTATCCGTAAGCAGATGAGCATGAGTAAGAAACCTATCTGTGGTATTTGTATGGGTAATCAGTTGCTTTCAAAGGCTGCAGGAGCAAAGATTTATAAGTTGAAATATGGTCATCGTGGACATAATCAACCTGTTCGTATGGTAGGTACTGATAAGTGTTATATCACCTCACAGAATCATGGTTATGCGGTTGATGCTTCAACATTAGACAAGGATTGGCAGGAACTCTTCGTTAACATGAATGACGGAAGTAATGAGGGTATCCGCCATAAGGAGAATCCTTGGTTTACCTCACAGTTCCACCCAGAGGCTTGCTCTGGTCCGGTTGATACTTACTTTATGTTTGATAAATTTGTAGAAACACTGAAATAA
- a CDS encoding polysaccharide biosynthesis/export family protein, which translates to MKKIIFSLIVTAMIMTMTGCGSSKGFTYLENADSISLAASRGLYDARIMPKDELTITVNTTDPDAAAPFNLQVRNQLGSGKQVASGGGSLQGYLVDNSGFINFPVIGKIHVSGLTKPECEDLIKSKIQPYLARTENPIVTVRMSSYHITVLGEVGHPGVIPVSTEKMSVLEAIAQAGDLGVYGKRDNIMLIREDPTGQKHVVRLNLNDANLLNSPYYYLQQNDVLYVQPNSVKAKNSGIGSSTTLWFSFIGIVTSVASLLVNVLRK; encoded by the coding sequence ATGAAAAAAATTATTTTCTCCCTCATAGTTACAGCTATGATTATGACCATGACGGGATGTGGCTCAAGTAAGGGCTTTACTTACTTAGAAAACGCTGATTCTATTAGCCTTGCTGCTTCACGTGGCTTGTATGATGCGCGCATCATGCCAAAAGATGAATTGACGATTACTGTAAATACTACTGACCCAGATGCTGCGGCTCCTTTCAATTTGCAGGTGCGTAATCAGTTGGGTAGTGGTAAGCAGGTTGCTTCGGGTGGTGGCTCTTTGCAGGGTTACTTGGTAGACAACTCTGGATTCATCAATTTCCCAGTAATTGGTAAGATTCATGTAAGTGGCTTGACAAAGCCTGAGTGTGAAGACCTCATCAAGAGTAAGATTCAGCCTTATTTGGCACGCACTGAGAATCCTATCGTTACTGTTCGTATGAGCAGTTACCATATAACCGTTCTTGGTGAAGTTGGTCATCCAGGTGTTATTCCTGTATCAACAGAGAAGATGAGTGTCTTGGAAGCAATTGCGCAAGCTGGCGACCTTGGCGTTTATGGAAAGCGTGATAATATTATGTTGATTCGTGAAGATCCAACAGGTCAGAAGCATGTTGTACGTTTGAATCTTAATGATGCAAACTTGCTTAACTCACCTTACTATTATCTTCAGCAGAATGATGTCCTCTATGTTCAGCCAAACAGTGTAAAGGCTAAGAACTCTGGTATCGGTAGTTCTACTACCCTCTGGTTCTCTTTCATTGGTATTGTGACATCAGTGGCATCGTTGCTTGTAAACGTATTGAGAAAGTAA